In one Pseudodesulfovibrio tunisiensis genomic region, the following are encoded:
- a CDS encoding DNA ligase LigA-related protein has product MVSSDIVRRAEDLRARLEYHNHRYYVLDAPEITDAEYDELFRELQALEAEYPELDDPNSPTRRVGGKPASGFETYKHAERLYSLDNAMNLDEWNAYADRVAKTLGRDSPCLLGRSQDGRTGP; this is encoded by the coding sequence ATGGTTTCATCCGACATTGTCCGCCGCGCAGAGGATTTGCGCGCGCGGCTTGAGTATCACAATCATCGCTACTACGTACTGGACGCGCCGGAAATCACGGACGCGGAATACGACGAACTGTTTCGGGAGCTTCAGGCTCTTGAAGCCGAATATCCGGAACTGGACGATCCCAATTCCCCGACCCGCCGGGTCGGGGGCAAGCCTGCCTCGGGTTTCGAGACCTACAAGCATGCCGAGCGGCTCTACAGTCTGGACAACGCCATGAATCTTGACGAGTGGAACGCGTATGCGGACCGCGTGGCCAAGACGCTTGGCAGGGACTCCCCTTGCCTACTGGGCCGATCCCAAGATGGACGGACT